Genomic DNA from Setaria italica strain Yugu1 chromosome V, Setaria_italica_v2.0, whole genome shotgun sequence:
TCAGACATTGTGGAAGAGGTGCAGGCTAAGCACAAATCAGAGGTGACAACACATTCAAAAGGGTATGGAAGAACTTAGCACACAAATTAGTGTAGTGATCGAGAAATAGTAAGAGATATATTACTTACTGGTAGGACTAGTTGAGGAaaatcaatgcaaacatgaGAAAATACTAGTTGGTTTAACGTTCAACTACACCAATTTCTTGTGTGCACATGAACATGATTACATGAATCATAGCCATTCCGGCATTTGTATCAAACCATTTCTATCGATCTCATCGCAATAGTGTTGGCGCTCGTTAATGGCACCTTTTTTAACCATTTAAGTGCCATTATTGGACTAACCCGCCAATTGGAATCTGAAATAAcctcatatttgcatatgtaTTGTATTTTGGACTATGTTGCAATATCATAAGAAATATAACATAAATGAATAGTGTTTGTACAAGATGCATTTGGGCCTGTCTTCGGATATTGGAAAGCCCTAACATGAACATTGAACTGCAATGCAGGAGCAGCTAAACTTGCACTGGCCATGTCCTTGTTGGTGCTAGTTAGCTGTTGCACTAATTATATCCTTAGGTCAAAGATTTTCCATAATCGAATATTCTTTTTCTTAAATAGGGGAAGAACCAACAGCAAAGTATTGGTTCCACCACTGACATGAAGGGAGATCCATTCATCGCATTCCATCGCCGTCACAAGAGAATGAATAGAGTTTAGATCTAATAAGGACTTCCGACATCGAAGGAAACCTTCAGAGGAGGAAGGAAACCTTAGACAGATCGGCCTAGGGTGCCCAAGTCGTTCGGCTTGAGGCCCTCATAGCTCCtctcatcttcatcttcggtCAGGGTGTTCTCCAGATATCCCATGCCCCGTTTGTGcttcaacatgtgtaagatcatggagTGAAGCCTCTGTTCATCCCTAGAGTTGATTGGATCCTTGATATGTAGCTACTACATGTTCTTTATGCCCATTAATGCATCATGATCTATGTCGTTGCAATGCCTCGTTTATATATGTGAGCTCTTGTTCTGTACAATACATATTCTTAGTAGAGTTTGCGGTAATCATAATGATTTAACTATGCGGATTCTTCGATATAGAGTGTGTGTAAGCAAAGTGGTTGATTAACCTTGCGTAGTGACAGTATGCAAGAGAGGGAAAAAGGTCGAGCGAGCACGTAACTATTATAATAGTTAGTGAGGGAAGCACCCATCTGTGTAGTAGAAGCATATTCATGTGAGCCTATATCCTTGGAAGGGAACGTCTATCTATATCCGTTTCCTATCTTGTGTCAATCTCTACTATCTTGCGTCAATCTCTGCTATTTCATTTAGTGTGCCTCTCTGCACAATATATTTACTTAATTTCACTAATAATATTAGTATAAAATGAGAACCAGCGTTCCACTtattccacggattgataaatgaGCAAATTTCCTCAATGCCATTATAAATTATAGGAGTTTTCTCAATGCCATTGAAACTTTTAACTTCCCTTCATTGCCACTGAATAAAATTTCCCCTCCTTGCCGTTTCCGTCAGCTGCTGTTAAACGTTCCTCATTGACCAGATGGACCCACCCTCCTAACAGCCACTTCTGTCTATTCTCAACTATTCTCAACTATCGAACTTGCCCCTCATGGCTCATCCAATGACAACACGAGCCCACAATCTCAATCACCGCTCGTTTCCGTCGTCTTCAATCACGCCGGTGACCACGCTCTAGAGCCCTGCCTCGCCTGCTTCTGGCCGCACCTTCGCGCCGGTGGAATCGAAGCCACTCCCTATCTCCTATTGCCTACTCCTATTGGATTTGAGAAAGTAAACACAACGGCAGGCCGATCCCGCGCCCGACTCCAACCTATCCCAAATGGCCAAATCCTAGTTCCCAAATCGGAAACTACGGTTCAATGGCACTTAGACCTAGCGCGCCGGCGAGCGTCGCTGGGTCGAGCCACGCGGGAGGAGGGGTGCCCTTAGAGTGCGTCCGGGGTGAGCCGCGCGACCATGCGCAGGCGGGCGCGCTGCGTGCTCCGCCGGGACGCTCGGTTGGGTGAGCGTATGTGCAAGGCGCAGTTTGGGTGAGCAGCTGAGGCAAGACGCACGCTCATACGCGGGCGGGCTCGTGCGCCGCCGGGATGTTCGGGTGGGCAAGATATGGCCGGAGAAGCttgcccttgtttagttcaccttaaattccaactttaacactgtgtaaaaagaagattccccatcatattaAACTTAcagtacatacatggagtactaaatgtagacgaaattaaaaactaattgcacaattttgttgtactttgcgagacgaatcttttgagcctaattagtcaatgtttggacaataattcacaaatacaaacgaaatgctacagtgtactacagtgctggcacggtaattttggcactccaaattttggcaactaaacagggCTGCTTGATGACGATCCTGGCGGAACAGGCCGGCGCATGCAGGGCTTGCTCGGAACAGCCTTTCATGGGCTGCAGCTGCTCGGCTGCTAGTCCAAGGTCATGTTCAATTGCCCAAttttggagtgccaaaattactgtgctagcactgtagtacactgtagcgtttcgtttgtatttgtgaattattgtccaaacattgactaattaggctcaaaagattcgtctcgcaaagtacaacaaaactgtgcaattaatttttaatttcgtatacatttagtacttcatgcatgtaccgtaagtttgatgtgatggagaatcttctttttacatagtgttaaagttgctCGCTGGGCTGGTtggagcagctgctgctgtcTGGCTTGCTATATGTGCGGTTGGCTATAGGTCCTGCAGCAACTGCTGGCGGCTGCTGCAGCCGCAGCTGCTATTCCGAGCAGGCAAGAGGGTGTTTGTTTGTTTAGTCGCTcttaaaattcctgtcacattgaatgtttagatactaattaagaatattaaacatagagtctgttcgtttcagcttattcatccggcttatcagccaccaaacaatgttttcctctcacaacaaatcagccgtttcaccTTTTCAGCCgtcttataagctgaagcgaacatgccgataaactaattacaaaaccaattgcacagatggagactaatttgcgagataaatttattaagcttaattagtccatgatttgacaatacgatgctacagtaaacatgtgctaatgatgggttaattaggtttaatagattcgtctcgtgaattagcctccatctgtgcaattagttttataattagctcatatttagtcctcctaattagcctccgaatattcgatgtgacatgaattttagtccggactaaatatccaaacaccccctaaggccGGCTCACCGAGTGGATTctgctattttttttaatgcTGGATTtcagatgctaaactttagcagtgtcatatcggatgttcagatgctaattaagaggattaaacatgagctaattataaaactaattgcgaaacccctgggctaattcgcgagacgaatctattaagactaattaatccatcattagcaaatggtcactgtagtaccacattatcaaatggactaattagacttaataaacTCCATCtgttcaattagttttgtaattaacttatatttaatactactgattagcatccaaatattcgatgtaacaGGCGGTAAACTTTAGCAAATGGGAGCCAAGCAGGCCCTTTGTCCCCTTTCTTTCTCCTTGTTCTTCGTAtcacacgacgacgacgatggatTATCGATGGATTATTGGATTTGTGAATCTGTGGACTATGTAAACAGCATGAGAAATAAAATTGAGAAGAACGAACTTTTTTGTGGTGATTtcttttctaaatttttgtaCAGTGATCAAAATTTTCCTATTTTTTGTACGATCTGAAATCTCGAGTTTAGATAAGTTCGCTATGTTTCAGTCCTTGTAAATTTAGTACgtcaaaaggaaataaaaattccATGTGAAAGTCCACCTATGATGCTTATGTGAAGATGTGTTCTCTTAAAAAATATTCATGCGTTGGGTCAAGGTCATGCCGTCCCACTGCAATGGCATGCAAGGGAATTAGCTTAAATATGTTATAAGGGCAAAATTGTCATTTTACATGTCACTTAACACTTCTCCCACGGAAATGGTACTGAAGGGATGGGAAATTTAATTCAATGGCAGCGAAGGGAAGAGGATGGGAAATTTAATTCAATGGCCGCGAAGGGAAGAGAATGCTTTAATGCAAAAGTTAAAAaatgatccgtgcacttgcagTTCACTGATTGACATGCTAACTGCAGCTAACAAATAACCTTACATCTTACATAGTATTTATGTCATGTCATCTAACAAGATTCCTTCACCTGTATACAGgtaaaaagaaatataaatacGATTGAAATACAATCACTACAAACAAGATTGTAACAGAGCAAATATAAGAGCATCTCTAGCATATTACCATACAAAAATCATTTTGGCAATTGCCAAAAACGCACTTCCTCTCCCCTTAATGCATGGGAGAAGCAACCCACTGCAATGCTCTCCCCTATTGGCGATTATTGCTGGCGCCTTGAAGTTTCCAGCTACCGCCGCGGCGAGTAGGAACCAGCGGGCGCCACCATTGCGCCTTCACCTCGCGCCATGGCGGTGAGGAGGAGCGGCTCCGTCTGTGCTCCTCTTCACCGGCTCCATCACCGGTGGAGGGGCGAGGATCTGGTTGCGGTCAGGACGGATGAGCGGGTGGAGGGTACAGGGTCGCGGCGAGAAGCCAGCGGGCGCCACCGCTACATCTTCACCTCGTGCGCATGGTCGTGAGAAGGAGCGGCTCCATTCGCGCTCCTCTCCATAGGCCACCGGCGGAGGGGCAAAGCGCTCATAGTGGTCCGTCGGGGTGAGCGTGTGGAGGAGGCGCTGCCAACGGGGAGAGATCGGGAGGGGGCGGCCCGTAGCGGTCAGTCGGGATGAGGGAGAGGTTGGGAGCGGAGAAATAAGGGAGGtgcgggaggaagaagggtggggaaaaagaaaaaaataaataaacccCTGATGTGTGGGCCCATGCATTGGAGGAGGTATTGGAGATTGATTTCTGGTAATTTGCTACAACAGTGATCCCTTAGATCCAAAAGTAACtattggagagggagagagaaagtaTTTTAGCAGACCACAATATTTTTAGCAAATCAGTCTATATGAGCAGGGTCCATAGCAGGCAGTCCTTAGTTTGAAAAGAGCTACGATGTTAAGAAATAAGAGGAGTCCCGTCAAAATAGTAAGGAATCATCTATCCCCACTTCTAATTGGCTGCCGCATGTGTCCTATGAGGCAGCCTATAGTACGAATGGAATATAATATTTAATTATGTACTATTTTTCTACCCATTGTGGGTCACCCAAAGGGTCGCATAAGGGGTTGTTTGGttccgtttgcttatttttagcacgtgtcacatcgaatgtttatatactaattaggagtattaaacgtagactatttacaaaacccattacataagtggaggctaaacggcgagacgaatctattaagcctattcaatccatcattagcaaatatttactgtagcaacacattgtcaaattatggactaattaggcttaatagattcatctccgTTTAACCTCCGCTTATGTAgtaagttttgtaaataatctacgtttaatattctaattagtatctaaatattgatgtgacgggtgttaaaaataagcatgtaaaccaaaccaaaccaggcctaactTCAGCCCGGGCGGGCACACGGAAGCATTTCCGGCCCCGCCGAAGCCCAGCTCCTCCGGTCCTCCCGCCCACACTCTGACCACGTCAGCAATCCGCGTGGAAACTCATCGCAGCCGTCCACTCGCAGCGGCGCTAACGCCTCGCACCCCTCCACGTCATCGATCCGTGCTTCCTACCTTTGCACCAATCAGCGCCCGCCTCTCCTGGCCTATAAACCGATCGCACCCCTCTCCTCCGGTTGATAGAAACATCCCCCTTCACCAAATCCCACCGCGCCGCGAAACCCAAGCAGCCGCAGCACCGATGGCGCCCAAGGCGGAGAAGAAGCCGGCGGCGAAGAAgcccgcggaggaggagcccgcggcCGAGAAGGCGGAGAAGGCCCCGGcggggaagaagcccaaggcgGAGAAGCGCCTCCCCGCGGGCAAATCCAGCGCCGGCAAGGACGGCGAGGGCAAGAAGGgcaagaagaaggccaagaagaGCGTCGAGACCTACAAGATCTACATCTTCAAGGTGCTCAAGCAGGTGCACCCGGACATCGGCATCTCCTCCAAGGCCATGTCCATCATGAACTCCTTCATCAACGACATCTTCGAGAagctcgccgccgaggccgccaagcTTGCCCGCTACAACAAGAAGCCCACCATCACCTCCCGCGAGATCCAGACCTCGGTCCGCCTCGTCCTCCCTGGGGAGCTCGCCAAGCACGCCGTCTCTGAGGGCACCAAGGCCGTCACCAAGTTCACCTCATCTTAGATAGGTTCCGTGTCTGGTGGTGCTAGTACTAGTTTGGTTGGGTTGTGTGTAGTCCTGGCTCTCTCAGTTTAACTTATCTGGTAGCAGTAGTATTGTCATCAGCACTGTTGAATGGAATTATGGAAATGGAAATGGATGGTTAGTGTGTAGATGCGTGAAATTGTGCTAGTGCTCTTGATGTGCTGCACCATAATAGATCTGGAACGGCCATGGTGCCTGATCTATATATTGACTACGTTCCTCTGTTCAGTGTTCTTACTCTGGTTGTGTGTGTTTGTTGGTTACTTTTATGTGGTGAACTAAATGACATTTCTGCCACAGAAGTGATGTGCTTACTGAGCTTTGAACTGTGAAATTTCTGCAATAGTTATACTTTGGTACTGTTATAGGTTCATATCTGTATGGATTGTTGTCTGGACAGGAGAAATTCTTGTCTCTTGCAGCATACTGCCTTGTGAAGACTGGTGCCTTGCAGGATATTTGGGTGTACTGTGAAATCTTGAGTATGTTTAATAAGCTTACTTTTGTATGCTGTCTGGCCAGTGCTCTAGTGGTGGTGTGAAGCAATTTTTTACATCAATTCTATAATTATTTGACTTCCAATATTTGATGTTCCAGAGATCATAAGTTCATAACTATGCTAGCTAAAATATACCACATGTGCCTTTGGTTATTTTAGAATCATGTACTACCAGCATGCTTATTTCTGCTGTTTTGAATGACTGCTGCATATAGgctactctttctttccttaCCTATGCTTACTGAAATAACTAGCAATCTAACCTTGCGGAAAAGTTAGCTGGCAAGTATGAAATGTGCATCTTGCCGGACCTTCAGCTCTGATTGCTAGTGATTCTGTTTATGTATCTTGATGCACTCCTGTCCTGATCAGCTTACTGGTTATTTAATTGCATGTAATTCCATGCCTACATCCATACTGGAGTTCTCAGTGGTGTCACTTGGAGCGCAGCTGGAAATCCCAGTGACAACCAAAACATTTCTAGATATTACATCAACTGTACTGGATTCTGAGTATGCCCAGATTGCCATATTGTTGTTTGGCACTTCAAAAGCTTAACTGTTCTTTTGTTCAAGCCACAAATTTAGTGGCTACTACAAATTTCAGCTTTGGGCTGGTTCTTGTGCTTATGGTTATTCCAGTTTTGAGTTGTAGCTGTATATGATGCGGCTCTATGTCAGCTGAAGTTTAAGCTAGTTCTTCCAAAGACATCTTGCCCAGGAATCATGGAAATGTGCAGTGGAGGTTCAAATATTGCACATCCTTATAACGCGAAATTTgtatcatttttttccttctgtgACAGATAAGATGATTATCAGAAAGCTTATATGGCTTCAGTTATTTCAGATAACAACATACATTCATGGCCGGTGGCGGGAGAGCATTCATTTCATATAGAGGGCATGCTTTCTCTGCATTATCTTTAGGGTTTAATCATACCAAAATCATTGCATTATCCTAGAGACTTAAGAGTAATACTATTGGTACGTAAAAGTTTTAGTTCCTTGTATTTTTTTACTCCGACTGCTCTTGAGAACTTGCTTGTCAGTTAATATTCACACGGTAACCCTGAATGTGCAGATAATGTTTTGAAGACCTGATGAGCGCACAGATTCATTTGCAGTCCAGAAAAAGGCCCCCAGCATCTTTTGTTGTGAGACATtctctgcccccccccccccccccccccgtttgGGAACCCAATGTTTGTTTGACCCCAAATTGCACAAACCTGGGAATTTGTCGTGGTCAATGAAACAATCCCCCTCGACAACCAATTGGAATAATCAATCAGGGGGCGCACCGTAATTTCCTTAAAAAATTACCCAGTTTAATTTTTCCATTTTGCTTGAAGGAATTCCTCTTGCCTTTTTCCATAATTTAACCCTTTTCAACCCCCAATTCATTTAAACTCTTTCAAACCTGTTTCTTGACTCTTGAGGATTAGTTCCCTTCAAGTAACTAACTCTACGGTACATATTGTCCTTAAGGCTAAAAATGTCCGCATCTTCTCTGTGCACAGTCTTCTCGGGCTTCTGCTTTGACCTTCCTGCTTCTGAATGGTGGTGCATTTGCAGTGGCATAATGAGGAAATGGCCAAGCTTGTGGTATGCATCGTAAGATCAGACCTGGCTAATTTCAATAAATGTCATCTAATTGCTTCATGAAATGGATTGAAGGAGTCAAAATCCTTTATTAGGTATGTTTGTCGAAATACTGAAAGCGCATGATTTTATTTGTCTGGAATTTTAAATTATAAACATATGTCACTATAAAATAATGTTAATTGTTCCCTGAAAAAATGGTGTTAATCATATAGAAACAATTTGCAACTGCAATTGCGACCTTATTGTATATATTTGTTGATACATCTCATGTAATTCTGAAAATCATTCAGGATACTATGTCAGTTAGTCAAGCCAACTAGCAATGCAAGCCTTAAGGATTTGTCTGTAATTTTCTATGTAGACCTGTTGTGTTAGACAGGATATCATTTATCTTTAGGTTTATTATAATTCTGAACCTCCCCAGGTGTGAACCTCTGTCCTCAATCCCAAAACGGGGAGCATGATCCACAACTGACAATGGTCACCAGTGCAAGCCCATTGCTGTTGACTTTTAACAAACTCAGTAAGAAGATTTgccctttttattttatttttaaacaaATCGCTTGATCTTTTTGAGATGAAAGTAATGGCCATGAATAACCATGAGATAATGTAATTTGTCAAAAAAATTAACCTGATGACCTCAGGGAACGTTACAGGTTGGCACGCTGCAGCCATAAcgaattttgttttcttttctcgcTATATAGCTCGGCCTTGGTTGCACCAGAAAGAGGGGATAAGGAACAAATATTAACATTATtatgtgatgatgatgaagaggctGCTGGTTATAGAGatatctatatttttttttttacagattTACTCCTTTAAATTTTGATTGATGGTTGGGTGTGTGTACGGAGTGCCGCACTGTTATAATCGAAGCTTTTCCCCAGCTGGTGAATGTGTCCTAGAACGTATGTCAGCAGGCTTCTTGCGATCCGGACTGAGAAGGTCGATTCCGATGCTATTTTGGTTGTCGCAGTCCGACACGGACACCATGTCCGCTCGTCTACATAAAGGCGTGCATCCGCATAGCACACGCACGACACGACGCGCCTGTTCTAGTACTCAACTCTGCATCCCTCGCGCGCTCTAACCGGTCGTTGACGAGATGGATACCGGCGGCAACTCGCTGCCGTCGCAGTCGTGCCCCGACGGCCCGAAGCGGCGCGTGTGCTACTACTACGACCGCGGCATCGCCAGCGTCGACTACGGCGAGGACCACGTCATGGTGCCCCGCCGCGTCGACATGGCGCACGCGCTCATCCGCTCCTACGGCCTGCTCGGCGACATGGCCCGCCTCCGCACGCgtcccgccaccgccgacgaGATCTCCGGCTTCCACGACGAGGGCTACGTCGGCCTCCTGCGCGACGTCACCCCGGAgggcttcgccgccggtggcgagATGACGCACGCAGCCAAGGGCTTCAACGTCGGCGCGTTCGCCAAGGACGACCGCTCCGTCGACAACCCCCCCATTGCCGGCCTCTGGGACTACTGCCGTCGCTACGCCGGCGGGTCgctggccgcggcgcgcgcgctcgtgTCCGGCGAGGCCGAGATCGCCATCAACTGGTCCGGCGGCTTGCACCACGCGTGCCGGGAGAGGGCCAGCGGCTTCTGCTACGTGAACGACATCGTGCtcgccatccacgagctcctCGGCCGCTTCCGCCGCGTGCTGTACGTGGACATCGACGTGCACCACGGCGACGCGTCGAGACCGCCTTCATCGACTCCGCCCGGGTGATGACGGTGTCGTTCCACCAGCGCACCAAGAACTTCTTCCCGGGACGGGAAGGGGCTCGTGGAGCACGTCGCGTCGGGGACGGCCAGTACCGCGCCGTCAACGTGCCGCTGAACGAGGGCATGGACGACCAGGGGTACCACGGGCTGTTCAGGCCCATCATGGCCAAGGTCATGGAGGTGTTCCAGCCGGAGGCCATCGTGATGCAGTGCGGCGGCGACTCGCTCTCCGGCGACAGGCTCGGCAACCAGAACCTGTCCATCGCCGGCCACGCCCAGTGCGTCAGGTTCATGCGGAGCTACAACTTAccgctgctcctcctcggcggcggcggttacACCGTCAACCACGTCGCCGCCTGCTGGTGCTACGAGGTACTTTCAAAAACCAATTTAGGTGAATGTGAATATATGGCAAATTCAAATTCAGTTAATTTTGAAATTAATTTGTCGATCGACGCACGCAGACGGCGGTCGCCATTGGCAAGGAGATCGACGACGCCATACCGGTGCACTGCTACGACAGCTACTACAGGAGCCAGGGCTACAAGCTCCATTACCCGGTGGCCAAGGGGATCAAGAACGACAACACGGACTTCCACGTGACGCGCACGATGAGCATCGTCATGCGGAACCTCACCCATCTCGAGGCCGCGCCGAGCGTCGGGTTCGTGGACCCGGCCGGCGGGATGAGCATCGACGCCGAGGCGCTCTTCTGCAGAGCGCCGCCGCGGGAGGACGACGACCCCATGGAGA
This window encodes:
- the LOC101755970 gene encoding histone H2B.1 encodes the protein MAPKAEKKPAAKKPAEEEPAAEKAEKAPAGKKPKAEKRLPAGKSSAGKDGEGKKGKKKAKKSVETYKIYIFKVLKQVHPDIGISSKAMSIMNSFINDIFEKLAAEAAKLARYNKKPTITSREIQTSVRLVLPGELAKHAVSEGTKAVTKFTSS